In Lolium rigidum isolate FL_2022 chromosome 7, APGP_CSIRO_Lrig_0.1, whole genome shotgun sequence, the DNA window GCGAATAAAATCAGCATTGTCTATTATGTATAGCTAGCTAGCCCATGGTAGGagataaaataaataaattaaaCAAATAGCCGCACATCCTAGCTCGTGACATCGAAATCTTCATCCTAGCTAGCTTGGGTAGTTCAGTTGACAAGGTTGCATTTGGTCCTGATCTCTCCCTGGTTGCCAGTGAGCACGCCGATGGCGCCCATCTTGGCCATGGAGTCGCGGAAGTCCTGGAAGAAGTGCCCCTCGTACCTgccagcggcggcgcgccggacGTAGGCACCGGTGACGGGATGCTCCATGAGGCCGGCGTCCGACCGGAGCAGCCCGCGCCCCCTTGCCACCTGCCGGTAGTAGCTCGTGTCGAACGTCGAGCAGCTCCCTGCGTCCATCTCCGACATCGCCGCACTGCTGTCGCCGGGGCCAGGGCACCGCATTCGCAGCCTGTCGGCGTACCGGCGTTCCAGGGTCGGGTCGGTGCTGGGAGCGCTGCCGTTGTAGAGGCGGTCAGCGAAGGAGGAGCAGTGCGCCTTCCCGAGCGTGTGCGCGGCCGAGAGCACGGCGAGGTCCTTGACGTCGAGGCCCTTGGCAGCGAACACCTCGATCATGACGGTGATGTTCCCGTACAGGGGCGGTAGCTGGCCGCAGTCGCCGGCGCTGGACGTCCGGCCGTCCCTCCGACCGAGCGCCACCGGCCAGGATGGGCCCTTGCTCTGGGATCGAGACAGGGTATACACGGATCAGAGTCGGACACAGCAACGTTGCCGGTTCAGAAAGACAAGTTGGTACTACGCGATAAGAGACAAGAGACATGTTGCTGTCGCGTACCAGGACGACGGCGTCGCGTGCCATGAGCGCGAGGAGGTCAGCgcaggagacggtggccgggcaGGCCTTCTCGAGCTTGTCCTTGACCCGGGCGACGGCGTCGAAGCCTCGGAGGCTCTCGTTGGGCTTGGCGTCCTTCTCCGCCGGGGTGCCGTCGGTGGAGTCGAGCAGCACGGACGCGTCGCAGCCCTGCACGAAGCAGTCGTGGTAGTGCAGCCGGAGGAGCGAGGCGGCCAGGTCCGGCGAGGCCCTGACGATCCTCGTCGTCTCCCGGAACACGATCTGCTCCGCCGCCGGGCACGTCTCCTTGTAGT includes these proteins:
- the LOC124672288 gene encoding peroxidase 1-like, with the translated sequence MAAGRMQWLSLALAASLATLLSASASQPGIGFGYYKETCPAAEQIVFRETTRIVRASPDLAASLLRLHYHDCFVQGCDASVLLDSTDGTPAEKDAKPNESLRGFDAVARVKDKLEKACPATVSCADLLALMARDAVVLSKGPSWPVALGRRDGRTSSAGDCGQLPPLYGNITVMIEVFAAKGLDVKDLAVLSAAHTLGKAHCSSFADRLYNGSAPSTDPTLERRYADRLRMRCPGPGDSSAAMSEMDAGSCSTFDTSYYRQVARGRGLLRSDAGLMEHPVTGAYVRRAAAGRYEGHFFQDFRDSMAKMGAIGVLTGNQGEIRTKCNLVN